The genomic window CTGCCGATCGATACCACCTATCCCACCCAGCGGCTGGAGTTCATGCTGTCCGATGCCGCCCCGGCGTGCATCCTTACTACCGCGAGCGAGCTGGAATCGGTTCCGGCGGGCGATATTCCGGTCATCCTGCTGGAGGAAACGGCCGACTTCGCCGACGCGCCGATCCGGGCCGCCGAGCGGACCGCACCGCTGCGGCCGGACAACCTCGCTTACGTCATCTACACCTCCGGCTCCACCGGCGTGCCCAAGGGTGTCGGTGTCGCGCACCGCAATGTGGTGCAGCTGTTCGCCAATACCCAGGTGCTGTTCGAGTTCGACGAGACCGACGTGTGGACGTTGTTCCACTCGTTCGCCTTCGACTTCTCGGTGTGGGAGTTGTGGTGCGCGCTGGCCAACGGCGGCACCGTCGTGGTGGTCGACTACCTGACCTCCCGTTCCCCGGAACTGTTCCGCGAGTTGCTGATTCGCGAGCAGGTCACCGTGCTCAACCAGACACCGTCGGCGTTCTATCAGCTCGCCGAGGCCGATCGGGCCGCGCAGACCGCCGATCAGGCCAAGTTCGCGCTGCGCTACGTGGTGTTCGGCGGTGAGGCGCTCGACCTGCGTCAGCTGCAGCGCTGGTACGAACGGCACGCGGTGGACGCGCCGTGGCTGGTCAACATGTACGGCATCACCGAAACCACGGTGCACGTGTCGTTCCTGTCGCTGGACGAGCAGATGGTCGACAACGCGGCGAGCGTCATCGGCCGCGCGCTGCCCGGCCTGGATGCCTACGTGCTCGAAGACCGGTTGCATCCCGCGCCGGTCGGTGTCGCGGGTGAGATCTACGTCGCGGGCACACAGTTGTCTCGCGGCTACCTCGGTCGCCCTGGGCTTGCCGCGACCCGATTCGTCGCGAATCCGTTCGGCGTGCCCGGATCTCGGATGTACCGCACCGGCGACATCGGCCGCTGGGTCGGTTTCGGTGGCCAAGCGACGCTCGAGTACGCGGGCCGCGGTGATCAGCAGGTGCAGTTGCGTGGCTTCCGCATCGAGCTGGGCGAGATCGAGTCGGCGCTGGTGCGTTGCCCCGGTGTGAGTCAGGCTGTGGTGCTGGTCCGTGCCGACGAGCACGCGGGCGACCGGCTCATCGGATATGTCGTGCCGGATACCGGTTCTGCGTTGGACCCGGTCGAATTGCGCAGTCAGGTCGGCGAATTCCTCACCGGCTACATGGTGCCGGACGCGCTCGTCGTGCTGGATGTGCTCCCGCTGACACCGAACGGCAAGTTGGACCGAAAGGCCCTGCCCGCACCGGAATTCACCAGCACGGCGACCTTCCGTGCGCCGAGTTCGCCGGTCGAGCAGGCGGTCGCCGAGGTCTTCGCCGGGCTGCTCGGCGCCAAGGACATCGGCTTGGACGACGACTTCTTCGGCCTCGGCGGCAACTCGCTGCTCGCCACCAGGGTGGTCGCCAGGATCAACGAGGCGCTGGACGCGAATCTCGTGGTGCGCGAACTGTTCGAGTCGCCCACCGTCGCGGCGCTGGCCGCGCGCGTCGTGCCCGGCGCGGCCGAGGCGTCCGGCGCGCGGCCGCCGCTGGCCCGCGTGCCACGGACCGATCGGGTGCCGTTGTCGCTGGCCCAGCAACGGATGTGGGTGCTCAACCAGTTCGATCCGGAGTCGCCCGCCTACAACATTCCGCTGGCGATCCGGCTGTCCGGTGTGCTGGACGTGCCCGCGCTGCGCAATGCCGTGGCCGATGTGCTCGAACGGCACGAGACGCTGCGCACCCGTTACCCGGCGGATCCGTCCGGGGTGGCGTACCAGGAGATCCTGTCGGTCGGCGAGGCGCTGCCCGGTGGCCTCGAGGTCGTGGCCACCGCCGATCCGATCGGCCGCATCACCGCGTTGATGTCCACCGGATTCGACGTGACGCAACAGGTTCCGGTGCGTGCGCTGCTGCTCGCGGTCGGTCAGGACGAGCACCTGCTTGCGCTGGTCGTCCATCACATCTCGGCCGACGGCGCCTCGATGGCACCCCTGGCGCGGGACCTGGTGACCGCGTACCTCGCCAGGATCGGCGGCAATTCGCCGCGCTGGTCGCCGCTCGAGGTGCAGTACGCCGACTTCGCCGCTTGGCAGCGCACCGTCATCGGTACCGATGACGACGAGAACTCCATCGCCGCACGGCAATTGGCCTACTGGCGCGATCAGCTCGACGGCCTGACCGGCGAGCTGAACCTGCCACTGGACCGCCCGCGCCCCGCCATCCCGTCGATGCGCGGCGCCTCGACCGGCCTCGCGATCGCACCCGACGTGCACGCGGCGCTGGTTCGGATTGCCCGCGAACACAATTCGACGCTGTTCATGGTCGTGCACGCCGCGCTGGCCGTGTTGCTGGCCCGGCAGACCAACAGCACCGACATCGCCATCGGCACGCCGATCGCGGGCCGTGGCGAACGCGCGCTGGACGAGCTGGTCGGCATGTTCGTCAACACGCTCACGCTGCGCACCGCCGTCGAACCCGGCACCAGCTTCGCCGAACTCGTCGAGCAGGCCCGCGAGACAGACCTCGCGGCCTTCGCCAACGCGGACATCCCGTTCGAACGGGTCGCCGAGGTGGTCGCCGCCGGTCATGCGTCGGTGTACAACCCGCTGTTCGGCGTGGTGCTGTCGTTCCAGAACAACGAGCAGCCGACGCTGGAACTGCCCGGCCTGACGATCACCGGACTGGACGGCGGCCAGATCGCGGCCAAGTTCGATCTGCAGGTGAATGTCGACCCGCGGCACCGCGAAGACGGCTCGCCCGACGAGCTGATCACCGCGATCACCTACGCGACCGACCTCTTCGACGAGTCGACGGTGCAGGCGCTGTGCCGCAGGCTGGAGCGCGTGCTGACCGCGGTGGTCGCCGATCCCCAGGTGCGGGTCGGTGACATCGACCTGCTCGACGCACAAGAGCGGGAGCGGGTCCAGGCCGCAGCGGAATCGGCGCAGGAGACCAACGTTCAGAGCGCGACGTCGACCACCGGAACGGCGCTGACCCAAGCGTTGACCGCCGTGGTCGAGGACGACCCGGATGGTCCCGCGGTGGTGTTCGGTGAGGACGCGGTGTCCTACCAGGAACTCGACGCACGCTCCTCGCGCCTGGCGCGGGTGCTCGCGGCGCGTGGCTGCGGGCCCGGCGACGGGGTGGCCGTCCGGTTCGACCGCGGTGTGGACGCGGTCGTCGCGACCTGGGCCGTGCTCAAGGCCGGTGCCGCCGTCGTTCCGGTGTCCTCGGCCGACGCCACGATTCCGGCGGCCCCGGTCGTCAAGATCGGGCTCACCGATGCCGCCGTGCCATCGGTTGGCGATGTCGACTGGCTGGTGCTCGACGATCCCGCGGTGGCCGCGCAGATCGCGGCCGAATCGCCGCGTCCGGTGACCTACGCGCACCGCACGCGGGTGCTGCGGGGCACCGACCCGGCCTTCGTCGGCGCGCGCACGCTCGGCTACGACGAGCTGGCCGGGGCGGCGGACCGATTGCGCACCCGCACCGAGCTGACCTTCGAATCACGCACCTTCCAGCTCGGCGGTCCGGCGGAGCTGGCGTTGATCGAGGTGGTGGCCGCCGGCTCGGCCGGGGCTTCGGTGGTACTCGTCCCGGACGACGCCGAGCTGACCGAAGCGCTGGCCGACGAGTGGATCAGCCACCTGCTCACCGATCGAGCGGGGCTCAGTACCCTCGACTCGGCGGCGTTGGCGGATCTGCAAGCCGTGGTGCTGGCCGATGGTGCTGATGTCAACAGCGCATGGACGCAGGTGGCGGCGGTGGTCGCCCTGACCGACCTGCTGCGGGTGGGGTAAATCCCGACCAGTACCGGGTGCAAGCCCCCAAAATCATGACTAGGGTCACTCGGGACCGGTTTGCCGAATGAGGGCAGCCGTTGCAAGTGTGGCTTCAACATGTTCGACAGGCAGGATGAGCAGAGTTCCATGGTTCGTGTAGTGGTGGGGGACGTGCGGCCGGATCGGCGGCGGGGAAGCAAGAACCTGGCGATGGTGAACGCATGACGCGTTCTGCTCGTGTCCGGCCGGCGCGGACCCGGCGTCCCCGGGTCATCACGCTGCCGCAGCTGATGGCGACCGCCGTCGAAGCCAATCCCGACGGCGTCGCCCTGACCTATGCCGACGCCACGACGACATTGGCGCACCTGAGCTACGCCGAGCTCGACGAGCGGTCGACCAGACTGGCACGGCTGCTGATCGATCGCGGCATCGGCCCGGAAGATCTCGTCGCGATCGGCATTCCGCGCTCGATCGAGTCCGTGGTCGCCGTCTGGGCGGTGGCCAAGTCCGGCGCCGGGTTCGTGCCGGTGGACCCGAACTATCCGGCCGACCGCATCGAGCACATGGTGAAGGACTCCGGCGCGGTCTTCGGCCTGACCACCGCGCAGGCCGCCACCCAGCTGCCGGGACAGGTCGAATGGCTGGTCATCGACAGCGATGCGTGCGTGCATGCGGTCGAGCGCTACTCGACCGAGCCGGTCACCAATGCCGATCGCGTGCGCCAGCTGCGCGCCGAACATCCGGCCTGGGTGATCTACACCTCGGGTTCGACCGGAACACCGAAGGGCGTCGTCGCCACCCAGGCCGGCCTGGCCGGGTTCTGTGAGGAGCAGCGCGCCCACTACGGCGTGACGAGCGCCGCACGGACCCTGCACTTTTCGTCGCCTTCGTTCGATGCGTCGATGCTGGAGCTGCTGCTCGCCCTTGGTGGCGCGGCCACCATGGTCGTCGTCGCGCCGACGGTGTACGGCGGCGACGATCTCGCCGAGCTGCTACGCCGGGAACGGGTGACCCACGCGTTCATCACCCCCGCCGCGCTGGCCTCGATCGATCCGGCCGGCCTCGACGACCTCGGGGTAGTGGCGGTCGGCGGCGAGGCGTGGCCGCCGGATCTGGTGCGCCGCTGGATACTTCCGGTTTCCACCGGGGTTCGTGAGCTGTTCAATATCTATGGGCCGACCGAGACCACGATCGTGGTGAACATCGGTGCGCCGCTGATGCTCGACGCTCCACTGACCATCGGTGGGCCGATCCGCGGCGTCACCGAGTACGTGCTGGACGACCGGCTTTCGCCGGTGCCGGACGGCGTCGTCGGCGAGCTGTACATCGCGGGCGCGCAGGTGGCCCGCGGCTACCACAACCGACCGGCATTGACCGCCACCCGTTTTGTGGCGAACCCGTTCGACCCCAGCGGTTCCCGGCTGTATCGCACCGGCGATCTGGTCAAATGGGCGGCGGATGGGCGACTGGAGTACGCGGGGCGCAACGATTTCCAGGTGAAGGTGCGCGGTTTCCGCATCGAGCTCGGCGAGATCGACGCGGTGCTGGCCGCCAACGACGGCGTCGATTTCGCGGTGACCATCGGGCATCAGCTCGACAGCGGGACAACGATTCTCGCCTCCTACGTGCTGGCCGCACCCGGCGCCGCGGTGGATACCGACGAGCTGATCGCGCTGGCCGAGCGCCGGTTGCCCGCGCACATGGTGCCGACCACGATCACCGTGCTGGACGAGATTCCGCTGACGCCGGTCGGCAAGCTGGATCGGCGCGCGCTGCCCGCGCCGCAGTTGCAGACCAAGGAATTCCGCGCGCCGAGTGGGCAGTGGGAGCAGTTGGTCGCGGATACCTTCGCTGAGCTGCTGGACTCCGGCGCCCCCATCGGCGCCGACGACGACTTCTTCGAGCTCGGCGGCAACTCGCTGATCGCCACCAAGGTGGTGGCCAGGATCGGCGCGCAGATCGGGGCCAGGGTGCCAGCGCGCGCGGTCTTCGAGGCACCGACGGTCGCCGGCTTGGCGGCGCGGCTGGCCCCGCTCGCGGGCTCCGGTGGGCGGCAGGCGCTGGCGCGGATGCCGCGCCCCGAGCACATTCCGCTGTCGCTGGCGCAGCAGCGGATGTGGTTCCTGAACCAGTTCGACACGGCGTCGGCGGCGAACAACATCCCGTTCGCCATCCGGTTGTCCGGCGCGCTGGACGTGACCGCTCTGCGGGCGGCGGTCGCCGACCTGGTCGAGCGGCACGAGACCTTACGGACCGTCTACCCGGCCGTGGACGGCACCGGCTACCAGGTGGTATTGCCTGCGGCACAGGCGGTTCCGGAGCTGTCGGTGACCGAGGTCGCCGAGACCGAGCTGCCGAGCAGGCTGGCCGAGTTCGCGCTGGCCGGATTCGATGTGGCGGCCGAGGTGCCGCTGCGCACGGCGCTGTTCCAGCTGGGTGGCGACGACTACGTTCTCGCGGTGGTCGTGCACCACATCGCGGCGGACGGCACCTCGATGGCGCCGATGGTGCGGGACCTGACGGTCGCGTATTTCGCGCGCACGGGGATGGCAGGAGGCGGAGCCGCCGGGGAGGGTGAACGCACGGGCGCCGCGCCCGACTGGGCGCCGTTGCCGGTGCAATACGCCGACTACGCCCTGTGGCAGCGCGCGATGCTAGGGGACGAGAACGACCCGAAATCGGTGGCGGCCGAACAGATCAATTACTGGCGCGGCGCGCTGGCGGGCCTGCCCGGTCGCCTCGAACTGCCGACCGATCGCCCACGGCCCGCGCTGGCTTCCGGCCGCGGTGGCGTCTACACCTTCGAGGTGGACGCCCAGATCCGGGCCCGGCTCGACGCGATCGCGCAGGACACGGGTGCCTCACTCTTCATGGTCGTGCACGCGGCGTTCGCGGCGCTGCTCGCCAGGCTGTCGGGGTCCGCCGACATCGCCATCGGTACCCCGGTCGCGGGCCGCGGCGAGGCGGAGCTGGACGGGCTGATCGGCATGTTCGTCAACATGCTCGTGCTGCGCACCGAGAGCGCACCGGGTGCGTCGTTCCGCGAGCTGGTCGAGTCTGCCAAAAAGGTTGATCTCGCGGCATTTTCGCATGTGGAGCTGCCGTTCGAGCGGCTGGTGGAGGTACTCGACCCGGCGCGCTCGCAGGCGCATCATCCGCTCTTCCAGGTGGCGCTGTTCTTCCAGAACATGGACAAGCCCGCGCTGGAGCTACCCGGGCTGTCGGCGGCGGCAGTTGACCTCGACGGCGCGGCGGCGAAGTTCGATCTGCAGCTGACAGTTACCCCGCACGAGGGTGAAAACACCGGCCTGTCCGCCATGTTCACCTATGCCACCGACCTGTTCGACGAATCGACGGTCAAAAGTTTCGCCGCCCGGCTACGCCGGCTGCTTCGCGCGGTCGCGGCCGATCCGGACCGCGCGGTGGGCGATGCCGATCTGCTGTCGCTGGTCGAGCGGGATCGAATCCTGTTCGAGTGGAATGACACCCGGCAACGGATCGCCCCCGAGCTGTTGCTCGGCGGCTACCGGCAGGCCGTGGCAGCCCACCCGAATGCTGTCGCGCTGGCCTACGAGGGGGCCGAGCTCACGTACCGGGATTTCGATACCCGAGTCAACAAGCTTGCCCGGCTGCTCATTTCGCAGGGCGTCGGTGCGGAGTCGCTGGTGGGGTTGGCGATACGCCGGTCCATCGACCTGGTCGTCGGCATGTACGCGATCGTGACCGCCGGTGGTGCCTATGTGCCGCTGGATCCGGATCATCCGGCCGAGCGGATCGCGCACATTCTCGATACCGCGCAGCCCGTTTGTGTCGTCACCACATCCGCCGACGCGGCCGCGTTGCCGGACGGCGTTGCCGCGGTCGCTATCGATACCGCCGAACTGGCGCGCTTCGACGGTGCGCCGGTCCGCGCGGACGAACTGCTCCGGCCGGTGTCGCCGCTGAATCCCGCGTACGTCATCTTCACTTCCGGTTCCACCGGCCGCCCCAAGGGCGTCGCGGTTTCCCACGCGGCAATCAACAATCAGCTCGAGTGGATGCTCGCCGAGTACCCACTCGATCAGGACGACGTCTATCTGCAGAAGACGGCGACCACGTTCGACGTGTCGCTGTGGGGCTTCTTCCTGCCGTTGCGGGTGGGTGCGAAGTTGGTCGTCGCGACACCGGACGGTCATCGTGACCCGGCCTATGTCGCGGAAACCATTGCCGCGCAGTCGGTGACGGTCACCGACTTCGTGCCGTCGATGCTCACGATCTTCGCCGCGCACACCGCCAAGGGCGCCTGCCCGACGCTGGAACAGATCTTCGTGATCGGCGAGGCGTTGCCGCCGGAAACGGTCAGCGCGGTGCACGCGGTGCTCGACGCGGACGTGCACAACCTGTATGGCCCCACCGAGGCCGCGGTGTCGGTGACCTACTGGCCTGCCGACGGTTCGGATACCCGTTCGGTGCCGATCGGGTTGCCGCAGTGGAACACCCGGGTCTATGTGCTCGATTCTCGACTTCGCCCGGTACCCGAGGGGGTGGCGGGCGAGCTGTATCTGGCCGGTGACCAACTGGCCCGTGGCTACGTCCGGCGGCCGGACCTGACGGCGGATCGCTTCGTGGCGAATCCGTTCGGCACCGGTGAACGCATGTACCGCACGGGTGATCTCGTGGTGTGGCGCAAGCCTTCCGACGCGGACACCGCCGAGGAGATGGTGCTCGACTACCTCGGCCGCACCGACTTCCAGGTGAAGTTCCGTGGCCAGCGCATCGAGCTCGGCGAGATCGAAACCGCGCTGCTGGCACAGCCTTCGGTGAGCCAGGCCGTCGCCCTGGTCAGCCGGACGTCGCTCGGTGATCAACTGGTCGCCTACGCGGTCGCGTCGCCCGGCGACCGGATCGATCCGCAGGAGTTGCGGGCCGCCATCGCGGAATCGCTGCCCACCTACATGGTGCCGGCCGCCATCGTCGCGCTGGACGAGTTCCCGCTGAATCCCAGCGGCAAGCTGGACCGCAAGGCGCTGCCGGAGCCGATGTTCACCGCACGGGAATTCCGTGCGCCCGCAACGGCGATCGAGGAGATCGTCGCGGGTGTGTTCGGGGAAGTGCTGGGGCTGACCAGGGTCGGTGCCGATGACGACTTCTTCGCGCTCGGTGGCAACTCGCTGATCGCCACCCAGGTGGTGGCCCGGCTCGGTGCCGCTGTCGGCGGACGAGTGCCGGTGCGGACGCTGTTCGAGGCGCCCACCGTGGCCGGCCTCGCCGCGGTGATCGACTCGCAGGTGCATGGTCGTCCCGGGGTCGAGCTGGGCAGCATCGCGCGGCCGGACGAGTTGCCGCTGTCGTTGGCGCAGCGCCGGATGTGGTTCCTCAACCGCTTCGACCAGGCCGACGACGAGGCGGCCGGGTCGGCCGCCTACAACCTGCCGTTCGCGTTGCGGTTGACCGGTGCGCTGGATGTGGCCGCCCTCGGCGCGGCGCTGCACGATGTGGTGGCGCGGCACGAGGTGCTGCGCACCGTGTACCCGGAGACCGCCGACGGCCCGATCCAGGTGGTGTTGCCGCCCAACAGCGTTGCACTGGATGTCACGCCGCGGGTGCTGAGCGAGGCAGACGTGGCGGGCGCGGTGTACGCGCTGGCGTCGAGTTCGTTCGACGTGACCGCCGAGGTTCCGGTGCGAGTGGCGCTGCTTCAGATCGACGGCGCGCCGGACACGTATGTGCTTGCCGTCGTGGTGCATCACATCGCCGCCGACGGGTCCTCGATGGGGCCGCTGGTGCGCGACGTCATGATCGCCTATGCCGCCAGGACCGCGGGCGAAGCGCCGAGTTGGGCACCGCTGCGGGTGCAGTACGCCGATTACGCGCTGTGGCAGCGTGCGGTGCTCGGCGACGAGGCCGATCCGGAATCCATTGCCGCACAGCAGATCAGCTTCTGGCGATCGCACCTGGCCGACCTGCCGGACCTGCTGGAGTTGCCGACGGATCGGCCGCGGCCCGCGATCGCCTCGATGGCCGGTGCGCGCGTGGACGTACAGATCGATGCGGC from Nocardia iowensis includes these protein-coding regions:
- a CDS encoding non-ribosomal peptide synthetase, with translation METARRSARGSRRRRSGSPLFGQLLTAAVESEAAEVAIRYNPSGQLDDERQLTYAQLDAASSRLARELIERGVGPGDVVAIGIARSLESVLAVWAIAKTGAAYVPVDPAYPTERINHIVSDSGAVVGLTTSAHRPVLGTGVYWIELDDPVQAARIAARPEHPISYADRVRPLDERHPAYVIYTSGSTGKPKGVVVTHTGLAGLVAAEREHYGVTADSRVLHVCSPNFDVSVLELLLAFSAGATLVIAPPSVFGGYELADLLRREQVTHMLITPGALESVDPTGLDDLRVVVVAGDKFGPELVGRWARDHEFYNGYGPTEATILATSTTRMLPDDLITIGSAIPGVGAFVLDSRLRPVPAGVVGELYLSGPALAQGYLGRPGLTAERFVASPFGADTGNPGARLYRTGDLVRRTEGEDGGAIEYLGRSDFQVKIRGFRIELGEIDNALTAHPDIDYAATLGKTLPSGATALVSYVLPRAGTVVDTGELVEFLGESLAAYMIPAAIMVLDEIPLTPVGKLDRAALPAPVFAAKAFRAPSTPVEEIVADVFAALLVTGDEGRVGVDDDFFELGGNSLLAAQAAARIGSALNVRVPVQLLFEATTVAALAERVEQHAGSVAGQALHARPRPARVPLSYAQQRMWFLNRFDPDSAVNNIPAAVRLSGHLDVDALRAAVRDLAERHEVLRTLYPEVDGEGYQLVLPTGDPRAVPELVVEQATEADVPGLVAAAVTEGFDVTVAPPVRVRLLELTETEHVLVCVVHHIAGDGFSMGPLTRDLMAAYLDRMRGGAPEWPPLEVQYADYAIWQREILGAEDDPESVLAQQIAYWRTELAALPEQLELPADRPRPAVASNRGATLGFEIGPDVHAGLSRLAHSHNSTLFMMVHAALAVLLARLSGTRDIAIGTPVAGRGEAALDDLIGMFVNTLVLRTDIDSGATFDELLREVRRIDVEAFGHADVPFERLVELLDPARSAARHPLFQVMLTFQNLARTELELPGLSVSAVDLAMPLAKFDLQLALVERIDRHGAAEGISAAFTYATDLFDEATVQDFADRFGRILTAVAGDSSVTVGDIDVLAPGERDLVLHEWNSPGAAVPEVTLVDLIGAQARRRPDAGAIRYGDTTLTFGELQRSANKVARALIAHGVGPESLVAVAVPRTEELPIALLAVLTAGAGYLPIDTTYPTQRLEFMLSDAAPACILTTASELESVPAGDIPVILLEETADFADAPIRAAERTAPLRPDNLAYVIYTSGSTGVPKGVGVAHRNVVQLFANTQVLFEFDETDVWTLFHSFAFDFSVWELWCALANGGTVVVVDYLTSRSPELFRELLIREQVTVLNQTPSAFYQLAEADRAAQTADQAKFALRYVVFGGEALDLRQLQRWYERHAVDAPWLVNMYGITETTVHVSFLSLDEQMVDNAASVIGRALPGLDAYVLEDRLHPAPVGVAGEIYVAGTQLSRGYLGRPGLAATRFVANPFGVPGSRMYRTGDIGRWVGFGGQATLEYAGRGDQQVQLRGFRIELGEIESALVRCPGVSQAVVLVRADEHAGDRLIGYVVPDTGSALDPVELRSQVGEFLTGYMVPDALVVLDVLPLTPNGKLDRKALPAPEFTSTATFRAPSSPVEQAVAEVFAGLLGAKDIGLDDDFFGLGGNSLLATRVVARINEALDANLVVRELFESPTVAALAARVVPGAAEASGARPPLARVPRTDRVPLSLAQQRMWVLNQFDPESPAYNIPLAIRLSGVLDVPALRNAVADVLERHETLRTRYPADPSGVAYQEILSVGEALPGGLEVVATADPIGRITALMSTGFDVTQQVPVRALLLAVGQDEHLLALVVHHISADGASMAPLARDLVTAYLARIGGNSPRWSPLEVQYADFAAWQRTVIGTDDDENSIAARQLAYWRDQLDGLTGELNLPLDRPRPAIPSMRGASTGLAIAPDVHAALVRIAREHNSTLFMVVHAALAVLLARQTNSTDIAIGTPIAGRGERALDELVGMFVNTLTLRTAVEPGTSFAELVEQARETDLAAFANADIPFERVAEVVAAGHASVYNPLFGVVLSFQNNEQPTLELPGLTITGLDGGQIAAKFDLQVNVDPRHREDGSPDELITAITYATDLFDESTVQALCRRLERVLTAVVADPQVRVGDIDLLDAQERERVQAAAESAQETNVQSATSTTGTALTQALTAVVEDDPDGPAVVFGEDAVSYQELDARSSRLARVLAARGCGPGDGVAVRFDRGVDAVVATWAVLKAGAAVVPVSSADATIPAAPVVKIGLTDAAVPSVGDVDWLVLDDPAVAAQIAAESPRPVTYAHRTRVLRGTDPAFVGARTLGYDELAGAADRLRTRTELTFESRTFQLGGPAELALIEVVAAGSAGASVVLVPDDAELTEALADEWISHLLTDRAGLSTLDSAALADLQAVVLADGADVNSAWTQVAAVVALTDLLRVG